The following are encoded together in the Gopherus evgoodei ecotype Sinaloan lineage unplaced genomic scaffold, rGopEvg1_v1.p scaffold_98_arrow_ctg1, whole genome shotgun sequence genome:
- the ATP6AP1 gene encoding V-type proton ATPase subunit S1: MAPKEVLMSNDEIIGQVLSALKEEDVPYTALLTAGAPSRVLRDVSGVAPGRVGRQLLQKPSPAPAQHPPVRYPLTGEPQILFWAQNFSVVQGSKWVDLTPQTFGAEASVDVSGSFWSSNESWLVLKYANVLGSPLTATFHMTSWRFPVSGRDWFQLNRLELATPSASPTVFNASQVTAPSNYSWRCAYLSSLPGFGAGLLPHGPGPSWGVLLQDVQLQGFNVPGLQFSYASDCAGFFAPGTWMGLLTALLLGAIFACGLHVLLALKTMDRFDDPKGATIAVPQGE, translated from the exons ATGGCCCCCAAGGAGGTGCTGATGAGCAATG ATGAGATCATCGGGCAGGTGCTCAGCGCCCTGAAGGAGGAGGATGTGCCGTACACGGCGCTGCTGAcggctggagccccctcccgg GTTCTCCGGGACGTCTCTGGGGTGGCCCCCGGGCGAGTGGGccgccagctgctgcagaagccgAGCCCAGCACCAGCGCAGCACCCCCCGGTGCGGTACCCGCTGACGGGCGAGCCCCAGATCCTCTTCTGGGCCCAGAACTTTTCTGTGGTCCAGGGCAGCAAGTGGGTCGACCTGACGCCCCAGACATTCGGGGCCGAGGCCTCCGTTGATGTGAGCGGCTCGTTCTGGAGCTCCAACGAGTCTTG GCTGGTGCTGAAGTATGCCAACGTTCTGGGGTCCCCTCTGACAGCCAC cttCCACATGACCAGCTGGCGGTTTCCTGTCTCGGGCCGGGACTGGTTCCAGCTGAACCGCCTGGAGCTGGCGACGCCCTCGGCCAGCCCCACTGTGTTCAACGCCTCGCAGGTGACGGCCCCCAGCAACTACTCCTGGCGCTGCGCCTACCTCAGCAGCCTGCCGGGCTTCGGGGCTGGCCTCCTGCCCCacggccccggccccagctgggGGGTGCTGCTCCAGGACGTGCAG ctgcaggggttcAATGTGCCGGGCCTGCAGTTCTCCTACGCCAGCGACTGCGCCGGGTTCTTCGCGCCGGGCACCTGGATGGGGCTGCTCACGGCCCTGCTGCTCGGCGCCATCTTCGCCTGTGGCCTCCACGTGCTGCTGGCCCTCAAGACCATGGACCGGTTCGACGACCCCAAGGGGGCCACCATCGCTGTGCCCCAGGGCGAGTAG